The Geobacter sp. AOG2 genome includes a window with the following:
- the prsT gene encoding XrtA/PEP-CTERM system TPR-repeat protein PrsT produces MAIILLACSACGSKSKEELFNEGLKQLNGSNPSAAVVLFKSALEKDENYSDARFQLAKVYAALGKREQAEKEFNKVLKQNPSRDEVLLELAKLLISSNKPDEALKLAGQYLGKHPDSAECLETMGAAYAVSKKYGEAESYLLQALKVDPRRAKTKLELAVVYISVGKEQQAKTLLDEVVAADPKNPRAYYVLAALEKSSGNSDKALEIYQKIIGISRSETLALYKSGLIRIEKGELDKADKNSDELIKDFPKKAEGYRLKGLVNYQRKKYTEAISLLLNSVKIAPTLEGYYFLGLCYYSLGEFESALSQFRKILDAVPTSRQARLMTGATLLTQKRIDDAIAEINKVLQQDDKDAVAHNMLGNAYMAKGMFEEGMQELNRATKIDPKMVDAYQKKGYYYFTRGKNVEGEMELAAAVKMAPDSLNSRLLLASYYTRKGNIIKAQSVLKSGLTGKKSDALLYNAIAALSFSENRQDEALKSLQKAKDIDPLLPASYQNLATYYAVSGNYDKAINEYNTLLRNDPHNAQSLLGLAALYEIKGDDRSALAYLQKAKDANIPAAFLAQASHYLKKNETDKAIKVLDEAIKVDPRNISALEMKGRILASDKKYKEAVKVFDDVATLNPEVGSALKVSTYVAMKDIDKATEEARRVIAKSPKSARGYLLLGSIYENQKDYGSAITEVKNGLRADGNNVNALLYLGKLFEIQKRYDQAMAAYVDATHKNPDFAPALYAQGAILDLKGKKKEAVEKYKLCLEKSSTYVPALNNLAYLNADGYGKKEEALRLAISAYKLEPGNAGVMDTLGYALLKNHRIVDARKVLEKAAALLQNNPTINFHLALAYKESGDKPNAVRALQKALMLGDFAEANAAKSMLSELKK; encoded by the coding sequence GTGGCTATAATTTTATTAGCGTGTTCTGCTTGTGGCAGCAAGTCGAAAGAAGAGTTATTCAATGAGGGGCTCAAACAGCTAAATGGATCTAATCCGAGTGCTGCCGTTGTGCTCTTCAAAAGCGCCTTGGAGAAGGATGAAAATTATAGCGATGCCCGTTTTCAGTTGGCAAAGGTATATGCTGCTTTGGGAAAGCGAGAGCAGGCTGAAAAAGAATTCAACAAGGTTCTCAAACAGAACCCTTCCCGCGATGAAGTCTTACTCGAGTTGGCAAAACTACTCATCTCTTCAAACAAACCCGATGAAGCGTTAAAATTGGCGGGACAGTATCTCGGTAAGCACCCCGACAGTGCAGAGTGTCTGGAAACAATGGGAGCGGCATATGCCGTGAGCAAGAAATACGGCGAAGCAGAAAGTTATCTTTTACAGGCCCTTAAAGTAGATCCCCGGCGTGCAAAGACAAAGCTTGAGTTGGCAGTGGTCTATATCTCCGTGGGGAAAGAACAGCAAGCGAAAACCCTTCTGGATGAAGTCGTTGCGGCGGACCCCAAAAATCCCCGTGCCTATTATGTTCTTGCTGCCTTGGAAAAGAGTTCGGGAAACTCCGATAAAGCCTTGGAGATTTATCAGAAAATCATTGGAATCAGCCGTTCCGAGACGCTTGCCCTTTACAAATCAGGACTAATCCGTATTGAAAAGGGTGAATTGGATAAGGCTGACAAGAACTCTGACGAATTGATCAAGGATTTTCCCAAAAAAGCTGAAGGCTATCGCTTGAAGGGGTTGGTGAACTACCAGAGAAAAAAATACACCGAGGCGATCTCCCTACTTCTGAATTCTGTAAAAATCGCGCCCACTCTTGAGGGATATTACTTCCTAGGGCTTTGTTATTATAGCCTCGGTGAGTTTGAAAGCGCCCTGAGCCAATTCCGCAAGATTCTCGACGCTGTGCCGACCTCTCGGCAAGCCCGCCTCATGACTGGCGCAACCCTGCTGACCCAAAAACGAATTGATGATGCGATTGCAGAGATCAATAAAGTACTACAACAGGATGACAAGGATGCGGTTGCCCACAACATGCTTGGTAATGCCTATATGGCCAAAGGAATGTTTGAGGAGGGCATGCAGGAGCTGAACCGGGCGACTAAAATCGATCCTAAGATGGTAGACGCATATCAGAAGAAGGGATATTACTACTTCACTCGCGGGAAGAACGTTGAGGGAGAAATGGAGCTTGCAGCGGCTGTCAAAATGGCCCCAGACTCGCTGAACAGTCGTTTGCTGCTCGCCTCCTACTACACACGAAAAGGAAATATCATTAAAGCCCAGTCAGTCCTCAAATCCGGTTTAACGGGGAAAAAGAGTGATGCTTTGTTGTATAATGCTATTGCTGCGTTATCTTTCTCCGAAAACAGGCAGGACGAAGCTCTCAAGAGCCTGCAAAAGGCAAAAGATATTGACCCCCTCTTGCCAGCATCCTACCAGAACCTGGCTACGTATTATGCTGTCTCGGGTAATTATGACAAAGCCATTAACGAATACAATACCCTCCTGCGCAACGACCCACATAATGCTCAGTCATTGCTGGGGTTGGCGGCTTTATATGAAATAAAAGGTGATGATCGATCAGCCCTTGCCTATCTCCAGAAGGCAAAGGACGCTAACATTCCTGCGGCGTTTTTAGCGCAGGCAAGCCATTATCTGAAAAAGAATGAAACTGATAAAGCAATAAAGGTGCTGGATGAAGCTATTAAAGTTGACCCGCGGAACATTTCTGCCCTTGAGATGAAAGGGCGCATTTTGGCTTCTGATAAGAAGTATAAAGAAGCGGTCAAGGTTTTTGATGATGTTGCGACCCTCAATCCTGAAGTCGGGAGTGCTCTGAAAGTGAGTACTTACGTAGCCATGAAGGACATTGACAAAGCGACGGAAGAGGCACGAAGGGTTATTGCCAAATCCCCAAAATCAGCACGTGGGTATCTGTTGCTCGGTTCCATTTACGAGAACCAGAAAGACTATGGTAGTGCCATTACTGAAGTGAAAAACGGTTTACGCGCTGACGGAAACAACGTGAATGCACTTCTCTATTTAGGCAAACTCTTTGAAATTCAAAAAAGGTATGATCAAGCGATGGCGGCATATGTAGACGCCACGCATAAAAATCCGGATTTTGCGCCAGCTCTTTACGCCCAGGGGGCAATATTGGACCTGAAAGGGAAAAAGAAGGAAGCAGTCGAAAAATACAAACTCTGTCTTGAAAAATCAAGTACCTACGTGCCAGCCTTGAACAATCTGGCCTACCTTAACGCGGACGGTTACGGCAAAAAGGAAGAAGCTTTACGCTTGGCAATCTCGGCGTATAAATTAGAGCCGGGGAATGCCGGCGTTATGGATACACTTGGATACGCCCTGTTGAAAAACCACCGTATCGTCGATGCTAGGAAGGTTTTGGAAAAAGCGGCCGCACTTCTCCAAAACAATCCAACGATTAATTTCCATTTGGCGCTTGCATATAAGGAATCGGGGGATAAACCAAATGCGGTACGCGCCTTGCAAAAGGCTCTTATGCTCGGTGATTTTGCCGAAGCAAATGCAGCGAAATCAATGTTGTCAGAACTGAAAAAATGA
- a CDS encoding polysaccharide biosynthesis/export family protein, translated as MRITFAMVCIGMLLMIPLASSAADYVIGEGDGLDIAVWGVKELTFSVKVRPDGKITVPGLGDVAASGSTPTGLQVSLAARLKELVKNPIVTVTVKEITNSKVYIYGAGIKSGVYDLQRRTTLLQLLCTLGEVKTADLRKAYLLRNGKKLKEGFYKLFIKGEAENDILLEPGDSLFIPLLLDKNVYVLGAVNTPKAIEYREGMRVMEAILEAGGFTKFADQDDIVIRRKIGQEEKSLEVKAKKLFKQGDLSQNLMLEAGDYVLVKESLF; from the coding sequence ATGAGAATTACGTTTGCAATGGTATGTATCGGCATGCTCTTAATGATCCCCTTGGCGTCCAGTGCGGCGGATTATGTGATCGGCGAGGGCGACGGCCTGGATATTGCCGTATGGGGGGTAAAAGAGCTGACGTTCTCCGTGAAAGTGCGTCCGGATGGCAAGATTACTGTCCCTGGTCTGGGGGATGTGGCCGCAAGTGGTAGTACTCCAACAGGTTTGCAGGTATCCCTGGCTGCGAGGCTCAAGGAACTTGTTAAGAATCCGATTGTCACCGTTACCGTAAAAGAGATCACCAACAGCAAGGTGTATATCTATGGCGCCGGAATAAAGTCGGGGGTATACGATCTTCAGCGACGAACAACACTCTTACAGCTTTTATGTACGCTTGGGGAGGTAAAGACGGCCGACCTCAGGAAGGCATATCTGTTGCGGAACGGGAAAAAGCTAAAAGAGGGTTTTTATAAACTGTTTATTAAGGGTGAGGCGGAAAACGATATTCTGCTGGAACCCGGCGATTCACTGTTTATTCCGCTACTGCTTGATAAGAATGTCTATGTTCTCGGTGCCGTCAATACTCCCAAAGCCATTGAGTATAGGGAGGGTATGAGAGTTATGGAAGCAATACTTGAAGCGGGAGGATTTACCAAGTTTGCAGACCAGGATGATATTGTTATCAGGAGAAAAATCGGGCAGGAAGAAAAATCCCTGGAGGTCAAGGCAAAAAAACTTTTTAAGCAAGGCGACCTGTCTCAGAATTTGATGTTGGAGGCCGGTGATTATGTTCTTGTGAAGGAAAGCCTTTTCTGA
- a CDS encoding ABC transporter ATP-binding protein produces the protein MRLRYLFLPGYGPLKNVAVVFGQNKHIENRKGTINFVVGLNGSGKSSLLRAIYDVFHSLSREALPKFPVTMAYDIVKGSQCVTTVFHRPQGPPSACFLAPAPDPLNFETAEEWQGYVANTLAPKGNAGTLDTYVAGDRLKGDGNLRNLLPSRVLAYTSGDLTPWHSMTYPRFPMDELTDDPESFDVTKERPYGWTEEQEFVDASKSNVSNLPMKKKSDDDTPFNERCILLSPEDIRLAAVSLGLWKAALDLEENPQENQQKALRRRYLDQIESKMVHRDEDVARRLLNELDWLWPTHASFLLADTNNVSRYTTDPVRCFWLHALADAVVRHPLDESLSVVTLGHCPPVRPEKLAGSETLEELLKLGGEPMRNARCGAEALRRLFAGEQSSDESLWSIFQTLASWRAFGLLKDAQLTVKRIHQVPDLEGRLDDSVISYDSFSDGEQMLLGRMALLLLLRGQENSLLLLDEPESHFNDAWKRQIIDLVDDSILKNTAAHVLVSTHTSLALTDVFSCEITRLSKEQGVTTAQPVMFPTFGADPGRILLHVFGAPDVIGARAAEFLRSKLDPTKWPAEDREKLRTLIDEIGSGWPRAKLMEILDQLEGTDAAPNS, from the coding sequence ATGCGACTTCGCTATCTCTTTCTACCGGGCTACGGGCCGCTCAAAAACGTAGCTGTTGTCTTTGGCCAGAACAAGCACATTGAGAATCGCAAAGGTACCATAAACTTTGTGGTCGGACTCAATGGCTCCGGAAAATCCAGTCTGTTGCGTGCCATCTATGACGTGTTTCACAGCCTTTCACGCGAAGCATTGCCCAAATTTCCGGTGACCATGGCTTACGACATCGTAAAAGGCTCTCAATGCGTTACGACCGTCTTTCACCGGCCGCAAGGCCCTCCGTCGGCATGTTTCCTGGCGCCAGCCCCTGATCCCCTTAATTTTGAAACGGCAGAGGAGTGGCAGGGGTATGTGGCAAACACGTTAGCCCCAAAAGGGAATGCTGGCACACTCGACACGTATGTTGCGGGGGACCGTTTAAAAGGGGACGGCAACCTTCGTAATTTGTTGCCAAGCCGGGTGCTGGCCTATACCTCCGGCGATTTAACCCCCTGGCACTCCATGACCTATCCTCGTTTTCCGATGGATGAACTCACGGACGATCCAGAGAGTTTTGACGTTACTAAAGAGCGGCCGTACGGATGGACGGAGGAGCAGGAATTCGTTGATGCCAGTAAATCCAACGTGTCTAACCTGCCGATGAAAAAAAAGAGTGATGACGACACTCCATTCAATGAACGCTGTATTCTACTGTCACCGGAGGACATTCGTCTGGCGGCTGTCTCCTTGGGGCTCTGGAAAGCTGCTCTGGATCTTGAGGAAAACCCCCAAGAAAATCAGCAAAAGGCCCTGCGTCGGAGGTATTTGGACCAGATTGAATCGAAAATGGTACACAGGGATGAAGATGTTGCCCGGCGATTGCTTAATGAGCTTGATTGGCTCTGGCCCACGCACGCCAGCTTTCTGCTTGCCGATACCAACAATGTGTCGCGTTATACAACCGATCCGGTTCGCTGCTTTTGGCTGCATGCCTTGGCTGATGCTGTTGTCCGCCATCCGCTCGATGAAAGCCTATCGGTTGTAACTTTGGGACATTGTCCCCCTGTCCGCCCTGAAAAACTGGCAGGTAGCGAGACTCTAGAAGAATTGCTAAAGCTCGGCGGTGAGCCCATGCGAAATGCCCGCTGCGGAGCCGAAGCGCTGCGACGTCTTTTCGCTGGTGAGCAAAGCTCCGATGAAAGTCTCTGGAGTATTTTCCAAACGCTGGCTTCTTGGCGCGCCTTTGGTTTGCTCAAGGACGCGCAACTCACCGTAAAACGCATCCATCAAGTGCCTGATCTAGAAGGGCGGCTTGATGACAGCGTGATCAGCTACGACAGTTTCAGCGATGGCGAGCAAATGTTGTTGGGCCGGATGGCCCTATTACTCCTACTGCGAGGGCAGGAAAACAGCCTGTTGCTTCTCGATGAGCCGGAGTCTCATTTTAATGATGCCTGGAAGCGCCAGATAATCGACTTAGTGGATGACAGTATCCTAAAGAATACCGCAGCCCACGTGTTGGTGTCCACGCACACGAGTCTGGCGCTGACCGACGTCTTCTCCTGTGAGATCACCCGCCTCTCAAAAGAACAGGGTGTCACGACAGCGCAACCGGTAATGTTCCCGACTTTCGGCGCTGACCCTGGCCGCATCCTACTCCATGTCTTCGGCGCTCCCGATGTCATTGGTGCCCGCGCCGCCGAGTTCCTGCGCAGTAAGCTCGATCCGACAAAATGGCCTGCGGAAGACCGGGAGAAGCTTCGTACGCTTATAGATGAAATCGGCAGTGGCTGGCCGCGCGCCAAGCTCATGGAAATCCTCGACCAACTGGAAGGTACCGATGCTGCACCAAATTCCTGA
- a CDS encoding TIGR03013 family XrtA/PEP-CTERM system glycosyltransferase, translating into MSLRWLILIIFDVFFALVALCTAAVVRLGYLEATTKLSDTSTYFIVVIFVIAILFSSHLMDTYDFDRNTRKREIFINTLLSAAASFFFLSIIYYIDPAIMLGRGILLLSIIFFAFLQYGWHVVFYLVGRHNPRFCRRVLVLGTGPLASQVGEFCSSHDRNFVLAGYASCNCNGASENERQSENIVVSHDLVVGSADDLMAAMLKSQADLIVVALSERRGVFPLRDVLRCKLNGMEVMDAPSFYELVHGKLMLEHITPSWIIFSTGFRRSIYFSLCKRYIDIVLSLAGLFLTLPFFPIIALAIKFDSPGPVFFKQIRVGNKEKMFNLYKFRTMCQDAEEKSGAIWAVKNDLRVTKLGSLFRKSRIDEIPQLYNVLKGDMSFVGPRPERPEFVEKLKQVIPYYSKRHFIKPGLTGWAQVRYPYGSSVEDAIEKLRYDLFYIKNLSPFLDTLIFFETIKVVLFGRGGQ; encoded by the coding sequence ATGAGCTTACGCTGGCTTATACTCATAATTTTTGATGTTTTTTTTGCTTTGGTGGCTCTCTGTACGGCCGCTGTGGTGAGGCTTGGCTACTTGGAAGCCACCACTAAATTGTCCGATACCTCGACGTATTTTATCGTAGTCATTTTTGTAATAGCAATATTGTTCTCTTCGCACCTGATGGATACTTATGATTTCGACAGAAATACCAGAAAACGGGAAATCTTTATTAATACACTGCTCAGTGCAGCGGCTTCATTTTTTTTCCTCTCCATTATCTATTATATAGACCCAGCTATTATGCTTGGGCGTGGTATTTTACTACTTTCAATAATTTTTTTCGCCTTTCTTCAATATGGTTGGCATGTGGTCTTTTACCTGGTCGGTCGCCATAACCCGAGATTCTGCCGACGAGTTTTAGTGTTGGGTACCGGCCCCTTGGCTAGCCAGGTTGGAGAATTTTGTTCGTCACATGATCGTAATTTCGTCTTGGCTGGATACGCGTCATGCAACTGTAATGGTGCAAGCGAAAACGAAAGACAAAGTGAGAATATTGTCGTTTCTCATGACTTGGTCGTTGGAAGCGCCGATGACCTGATGGCGGCAATGCTCAAATCGCAAGCAGATCTAATTGTCGTTGCATTGTCCGAGAGAAGAGGCGTTTTCCCGCTTAGAGACGTACTGCGTTGCAAGTTGAACGGGATGGAGGTCATGGATGCTCCCTCTTTCTATGAACTTGTCCATGGCAAACTCATGCTTGAACATATCACCCCAAGCTGGATTATTTTCTCCACAGGCTTTCGAAGGTCAATCTATTTCAGTCTTTGCAAGCGTTATATCGATATTGTATTGTCTTTGGCCGGCTTGTTTCTGACGCTTCCCTTTTTCCCCATTATTGCTCTTGCCATTAAATTCGATTCACCCGGCCCTGTATTTTTTAAACAAATTCGTGTCGGGAACAAAGAAAAAATGTTCAACTTATACAAGTTCAGAACCATGTGTCAGGATGCGGAAGAAAAGTCCGGCGCCATATGGGCTGTCAAGAACGACCTCCGCGTGACAAAACTCGGAAGTTTGTTCAGAAAGTCTCGAATTGATGAAATCCCCCAGCTCTATAACGTATTGAAGGGTGATATGAGCTTTGTTGGACCTCGGCCGGAACGCCCCGAATTTGTTGAAAAATTGAAGCAAGTAATTCCGTATTATTCAAAACGGCACTTCATAAAACCTGGGCTAACCGGGTGGGCACAAGTGCGATACCCGTACGGGTCATCAGTGGAAGATGCCATTGAAAAATTGCGCTATGATCTTTTCTATATCAAAAATCTCAGTCCGTTTCTGGACACGCTGATTTTTTTTGAAACCATCAAGGTGGTCCTCTTTGGCCGTGGTGGACAGTAG
- a CDS encoding XrtA system polysaccharide chain length determinant, with protein sequence MQSSEFDYKKYLQLLIRRKELFVVLALLIMTAGIILSFVLPKKYEAKSTVFIEKNVISELVKGITVTPSMEDTIKVLTYAITSRTLLSKAADTIDMNLAPNIRIDNEELVKKLQKNIDIQVKDKNLFIISYKDSNPKTARDFVNTLVRLYIEENTSSKRDESYDATKFLSEQINTFKAKLEKAQNDVNAYKRDKGSVIAIDEGKLFEEINTAQQKLYDMELKRRQLEGMRQVTKKSGNPLQAKLLSLQKKLGDLRSEYTDNYPEVIRIKGEIETIQEQMKGHADMGYQSLDPTELAKIDAEIAAIKVSEEGMRRYIATNQSLLRNIPSAKAGLDKLELEKNNQKNIYDQLFARHGQSEVSKQMEVQDKSTTFRVVDPAILPTKPVSPNRLKIMLMGIIGGIAGSFGILLLLDQMDTSVKDVNFIKDFNVPVLAVIPHINDARELAAQRRRATRLFTIASIYFLFILCFPAMELMGSTYVDKIFNNINLSDLVQGIKDNLR encoded by the coding sequence ATGCAGTCTTCGGAATTTGATTACAAAAAATATTTACAACTCCTGATCAGACGCAAAGAGTTATTTGTGGTGCTGGCTTTGCTTATTATGACAGCAGGAATTATCTTAAGTTTTGTGCTGCCCAAAAAGTATGAAGCCAAAAGCACTGTATTCATTGAGAAGAATGTAATTAGCGAGTTGGTGAAAGGTATTACTGTCACGCCTTCAATGGAAGACACTATAAAGGTCCTTACGTATGCAATAACCAGTCGCACGCTGCTTTCTAAAGCTGCTGACACTATTGATATGAACTTAGCACCGAATATCAGAATTGATAATGAAGAATTAGTGAAAAAATTACAAAAGAACATCGATATACAAGTTAAGGATAAGAATCTATTTATAATTTCTTATAAAGATAGTAACCCCAAAACAGCCAGGGATTTTGTCAATACATTGGTTCGTCTTTATATTGAGGAAAATACCTCATCAAAACGTGATGAGTCTTATGATGCTACAAAGTTTCTTTCTGAACAAATCAATACGTTTAAAGCAAAACTGGAAAAAGCTCAAAATGATGTGAACGCCTATAAACGGGACAAGGGTAGCGTTATAGCAATTGATGAAGGAAAGCTCTTTGAAGAGATTAATACAGCACAACAAAAATTGTACGATATGGAGTTGAAACGACGACAGTTGGAAGGTATGCGGCAGGTTACGAAAAAAAGTGGGAACCCACTTCAGGCAAAGCTACTTTCGTTACAGAAAAAACTGGGAGATTTACGCTCCGAGTATACCGATAATTATCCGGAAGTTATCAGAATAAAAGGTGAAATAGAAACCATCCAGGAGCAGATGAAAGGCCATGCCGATATGGGGTACCAATCACTCGACCCAACTGAGTTGGCAAAGATCGATGCAGAGATTGCCGCCATTAAGGTGAGTGAAGAGGGTATGCGCCGATATATTGCCACAAATCAGTCACTGCTTCGAAACATTCCGTCTGCGAAGGCAGGGCTCGATAAGCTAGAGTTGGAGAAGAACAACCAGAAAAATATCTATGATCAACTGTTTGCCCGTCACGGCCAGTCGGAGGTCTCAAAGCAGATGGAGGTTCAAGATAAATCAACAACGTTCCGTGTCGTTGATCCAGCAATATTGCCGACCAAACCGGTAAGCCCCAATCGGCTGAAAATCATGTTGATGGGGATTATCGGTGGTATAGCTGGAAGTTTTGGAATTTTATTGTTGCTTGATCAGATGGATACCTCTGTCAAGGATGTGAATTTCATCAAGGATTTTAATGTTCCGGTATTGGCCGTTATCCCACATATTAATGACGCACGAGAACTTGCGGCACAGCGCAGGAGAGCTACCCGACTGTTTACTATTGCCAGTATCTACTTTCTTTTTATACTCTGCTTCCCGGCTATGGAGCTAATGGGATCCACGTATGTAGATAAAATATTTAACAATATAAACCTCAGCGATCTTGTTCAGGGAATTAAGGATAATTTGCGATGA
- a CDS encoding GIY-YIG nuclease family protein yields MSERPFSIKIFLPNGQPDGLRIVDKSNWTGRCIVFPRSLFPDIKKREEFQETGVYVLVGPSEEGELPKIYIGEGDPVKSRLEQHFSKKDFWTWGVFFVSKDRSLNKAHVQHLEAQLVRIAKEAKRSFFDNLNEPQIPSLSEAEVADVESFLEDILSIFPLLGLSAFQKVGPSKIKKQQLLSIESKGIKVTGYESPEGFIVKEGSQAVKVEVPSIHHYMSVLRRELLETGVLKEAGGALVFAQDYFFNSPSTAAGVVLGRTANGRIEWKNSKGETLKYIQEHTEQVTEES; encoded by the coding sequence ATGAGTGAAAGGCCATTTTCAATAAAAATATTCCTGCCAAACGGTCAACCTGACGGGCTTAGGATAGTCGATAAGTCAAACTGGACAGGGCGCTGCATTGTATTTCCTCGTTCACTTTTCCCTGATATCAAGAAGAGGGAAGAGTTCCAGGAAACAGGTGTCTATGTTCTCGTGGGGCCTTCAGAAGAAGGAGAGCTGCCAAAAATCTACATTGGTGAAGGGGACCCGGTAAAGTCCCGCCTTGAACAGCATTTTTCAAAAAAGGACTTCTGGACCTGGGGAGTTTTCTTTGTCTCGAAAGACCGCTCGCTGAATAAGGCCCATGTGCAGCATCTTGAAGCTCAATTGGTTCGTATCGCAAAGGAGGCAAAACGATCTTTTTTTGATAATCTCAACGAACCTCAAATACCGTCGCTTTCTGAGGCAGAAGTTGCTGATGTTGAAAGTTTTCTTGAGGATATTTTGAGCATCTTCCCTTTATTGGGACTAAGCGCATTCCAAAAGGTTGGCCCCAGTAAAATTAAGAAACAGCAACTATTGTCGATTGAGTCAAAGGGCATTAAGGTGACAGGGTACGAATCTCCGGAAGGATTTATCGTCAAGGAAGGTTCACAAGCAGTAAAGGTGGAGGTACCTTCGATTCATCACTATATGTCCGTCCTAAGACGTGAATTGCTTGAAACAGGCGTTCTGAAAGAAGCCGGAGGCGCCCTTGTTTTTGCGCAAGACTATTTTTTCAACTCTCCCTCAACTGCGGCAGGCGTAGTTCTTGGTAGGACGGCGAATGGAAGAATTGAATGGAAAAACAGTAAAGGTGAAACCTTGAAATATATTCAGGAGCATACAGAGCAGGTGACTGAAGAGTCATAG
- a CDS encoding PilZ domain-containing protein — translation MEKRNFTRVTFSGGASIKYKEQILWGNIENVSLQGFFIKTKHDLPLHKPLEITIYQSPSSSIYLHASVVRNDQDGLGMKINELDVNSFVRLRDVVSQQCNDQTLIMHETYKMANCIN, via the coding sequence ATGGAGAAAAGAAATTTCACCAGAGTTACTTTTTCGGGTGGGGCCTCAATCAAATACAAAGAGCAGATTCTTTGGGGAAACATAGAGAATGTGAGCCTACAGGGCTTTTTCATCAAAACAAAACATGATCTGCCACTTCATAAACCTCTGGAAATCACCATCTATCAATCGCCAAGCTCTTCAATCTATTTGCATGCCAGTGTAGTTCGTAACGACCAAGATGGCCTAGGTATGAAAATCAACGAACTGGATGTAAACTCATTTGTCCGGTTGAGAGACGTGGTCTCACAGCAATGCAACGACCAAACCCTTATAATGCATGAGACCTATAAAATGGCCAATTGCATCAACTAA
- a CDS encoding XrtA-associated tyrosine autokinase, protein MSRIEKAMEKAAQLREGIVSPPGERKQAYHSKSTIHIPPTMGTEQKIISDSPYLVNLNDPLSSTAEEFRKLKSVLVKMTKGEGFFKNTLMVTSAVPHEGKTLTALNLAISLAQEFDHTVLLVDADLRRPAVQSYLNMNWKVGFSDCLLGETDIGETIIGTGIGKLSVIPAGRSVPNPVELFTSQRMRGFIEEMKYRYHDRYIIFDTPPILPFAETRSLAHLVDGVLFVVKERLASQENIKEAVESLKGCELLGMVYNDAMLDRHDERYSYYREYAAKAS, encoded by the coding sequence ATGAGTAGAATTGAAAAAGCAATGGAAAAAGCGGCTCAACTCAGAGAGGGTATTGTCTCTCCTCCTGGGGAACGAAAACAGGCATATCATAGTAAGTCGACGATACATATCCCGCCAACTATGGGGACTGAGCAAAAAATTATTTCCGACAGTCCTTATCTCGTTAATCTGAATGATCCTCTCTCCTCCACCGCAGAAGAATTTCGGAAGTTGAAATCAGTGCTGGTGAAGATGACCAAAGGCGAGGGGTTTTTCAAAAACACGCTCATGGTCACCAGTGCCGTGCCGCACGAAGGGAAAACCCTCACCGCCCTAAATTTAGCTATTAGCTTGGCCCAGGAGTTTGATCATACCGTTTTGTTGGTGGATGCCGATCTACGACGACCGGCAGTCCAGAGCTATCTCAATATGAACTGGAAGGTTGGGTTCTCCGACTGTCTTCTGGGCGAGACCGATATTGGTGAAACAATCATCGGTACAGGGATAGGCAAGCTTTCAGTAATCCCGGCGGGGCGTTCAGTTCCTAATCCGGTTGAACTCTTTACTTCCCAGAGAATGCGGGGCTTTATTGAGGAGATGAAATATCGGTATCATGATCGTTATATCATATTTGATACCCCACCAATCCTTCCTTTTGCAGAAACCCGCTCACTGGCACATCTGGTTGACGGGGTCCTGTTTGTTGTCAAAGAACGTCTTGCCTCGCAGGAGAATATTAAAGAAGCGGTTGAGTCATTAAAAGGCTGTGAACTGTTGGGAATGGTTTATAACGACGCCATGCTCGACCGCCATGATGAGCGTTATTCCTATTACCGGGAATACGCTGCCAAAGCGTCGTAA